The following coding sequences lie in one Natrarchaeobius halalkaliphilus genomic window:
- a CDS encoding DUF7122 family protein, with amino-acid sequence MTDGDRADAEDRDADRKSNDGQRFDRLPATEAERTVEGRASRREVLEYVDDRFGIPPETFDDYTFWEKGAGKIWIYAGEASSPLEIEAIGMTCLRTRQEHWKPTTDFVQRFGRHAQTCVIELDPEAARRFVAGEDQELEWDGDWGYLVVGHELAGDLEPIGVGMYVHGELRSMMPKGRQRKL; translated from the coding sequence ATGACCGACGGTGACCGAGCGGACGCCGAGGATCGGGACGCCGATCGGAAGTCGAACGACGGCCAGCGGTTCGATCGACTGCCCGCCACCGAGGCCGAGCGAACCGTCGAGGGCCGCGCCAGCCGACGCGAGGTCCTCGAGTACGTCGACGATCGATTCGGGATTCCGCCCGAAACGTTCGACGACTACACGTTCTGGGAGAAGGGAGCGGGCAAGATCTGGATCTACGCCGGCGAGGCGTCTTCGCCGCTCGAGATCGAAGCGATCGGGATGACCTGCCTGCGAACCCGCCAGGAACACTGGAAGCCGACGACCGACTTCGTCCAGCGCTTCGGCCGCCACGCCCAGACGTGCGTGATCGAGCTCGATCCCGAGGCCGCCCGACGGTTCGTCGCCGGCGAGGACCAGGAACTCGAGTGGGACGGCGACTGGGGCTACCTCGTCGTCGGCCACGAACTCGCCGGCGACCTCGAGCCGATCGGCGTCGGGATGTACGTCCACGGCGAACTCCGTTCGATGATGCCCAAGGGACGACAGCGAAAGCTGTAG
- a CDS encoding RsmB/NOP family class I SAM-dependent RNA methyltransferase, with translation MEALERYRPIVDEFERFLAACERPLGNAVRVNTIKAPVERATATLEEEDVAFEQASWNPRVLRLETDSPGSTWSSVHGFTHGQEEVSAVPPVVLDPQPGERVWDCCAAPGGKTTQIAARMDDRGTVVANDNNLGRLSALRFNAERLGATSLAVTNADARNFSMKPFTFDAFDRSLVDAPCSCEGTIRKNPDALDNWSEDHLHSVAGIQKGILRRAIQTTREGGTVVYSTCTFAPEENEAVVQHAVENEPCRVVDFDFDLEYAPGLREWNGEAFDPTLERTARIYPHHNDTGGFFVAKLEVTAE, from the coding sequence ATGGAGGCTCTCGAGCGGTACCGGCCGATCGTCGACGAGTTCGAGAGGTTTCTCGCGGCGTGCGAGCGACCGCTCGGAAACGCGGTCCGCGTGAACACGATCAAGGCGCCCGTCGAGCGGGCGACGGCGACGCTCGAAGAGGAAGACGTCGCGTTCGAGCAGGCGTCGTGGAATCCGCGCGTGCTTCGCCTCGAGACGGACTCGCCGGGATCGACGTGGTCGTCCGTCCACGGCTTTACGCACGGACAGGAGGAGGTCTCGGCCGTGCCGCCGGTCGTCCTCGATCCCCAACCGGGTGAGCGGGTGTGGGACTGCTGTGCCGCACCGGGGGGAAAGACGACCCAGATCGCGGCCCGAATGGACGATCGGGGGACCGTCGTCGCCAACGACAACAACCTCGGTCGGCTCTCTGCACTGCGGTTCAACGCCGAGCGACTGGGCGCAACGAGCCTCGCGGTGACCAACGCCGACGCCAGAAACTTCTCGATGAAGCCGTTCACGTTCGACGCCTTCGACCGGTCGCTCGTCGACGCCCCCTGTTCCTGCGAGGGGACGATTCGAAAGAACCCCGACGCACTGGACAACTGGTCCGAGGACCACCTTCACTCGGTCGCCGGGATTCAAAAGGGGATCCTCCGTCGGGCGATCCAGACCACGCGCGAGGGCGGCACCGTCGTCTACTCGACGTGTACGTTCGCCCCCGAGGAAAACGAGGCCGTCGTCCAGCACGCCGTAGAGAACGAGCCCTGCCGCGTCGTCGACTTCGACTTCGACCTCGAGTACGCGCCCGGCCTCCGGGAGTGGAACGGCGAGGCGTTCGATCCGACGCTCGAGCGGACCGCGCGGATTTACCCCCACCACAACGACACCGGCGGCTTCTTCGTCGCGAAACTCGAGGTGACCGCCGAATGA
- a CDS encoding proteasome assembly chaperone family protein: MAQIRVQGPEADLEEPTIVEGFPGVGLVGKIATDHLVSELDMRYYASVHCEGLPRIGVYRGDERSVRPPVRLYVSEEHDLLALQSDAPVSAQAVENVADCVTSWIVEQDATPIYLSGLPDEREDDRPSLYGISTGEAAETLETHGVAVPPEDGVVTGPTGALINRAAQLEYGCLGLVVECSPQFPDPEAASVLLEDGIAPIADVSLDVRELVERAEEIRKKREQLAQQMQAMGQDESTQAQPLRMYQ; encoded by the coding sequence ATGGCACAGATTCGCGTACAGGGTCCGGAGGCCGACCTCGAGGAGCCGACGATCGTCGAGGGATTCCCGGGCGTCGGACTGGTTGGAAAGATCGCGACCGACCACCTCGTCAGCGAACTCGACATGCGCTACTACGCGAGCGTCCACTGCGAAGGGCTACCCCGGATCGGCGTCTACCGCGGCGACGAGCGGTCGGTTCGCCCGCCGGTTCGCCTCTACGTCAGCGAAGAGCACGACCTGTTGGCGCTCCAGAGCGATGCACCTGTCAGCGCCCAGGCCGTCGAGAACGTCGCCGATTGCGTCACCAGCTGGATCGTCGAGCAGGACGCGACGCCGATCTATCTCAGCGGCCTTCCCGACGAGCGAGAGGACGACCGTCCGTCTCTCTACGGGATCTCGACCGGCGAAGCGGCTGAAACCCTCGAGACCCACGGTGTCGCCGTTCCGCCGGAGGACGGGGTCGTCACGGGACCCACGGGCGCACTGATCAACCGAGCTGCACAGCTCGAGTATGGGTGTCTCGGCCTCGTCGTCGAGTGCAGTCCGCAGTTCCCCGACCCCGAGGCCGCGAGCGTCCTGCTCGAGGACGGAATCGCGCCCATCGCTGACGTCTCGCTCGACGTTCGCGAACTCGTCGAACGGGCCGAAGAGATCCGCAAGAAACGCGAACAACTCGCCCAGCAGATGCAGGCGATGGGTCAAGACGAGAGTACACAGGCCCAGCCGTTGCGGATGTACCAGTAG
- a CDS encoding geranylgeranyl reductase family protein gives MTSSTESYEMVVVGGGTAGCFAAATAARDGLEVALLERKTADEAGKIACGDGIKGKSSFPDVVDRDRLKSESFTNREISRGIFENPRTGESIEIPFGQTGAVVDRHAYGQVLLDETERAGAEIHYDTVVNDVVQPNGRVSGVTAVRDGEPLEYEADVVVDGAGSLSVLQDKADLSSSTFDTNVNYSQFCSAYREVLEVPEPVEWDDALVFKPTEELGYLWYFPRSSTEINAGLGFQMSQKPMALVDVLKDDIASRPEFSDASVKNKLGAALPTRRPYDSAVHPGYLAVGDAAGHVNPCTGGGIPGAAKAGHWAARVAADAIADGDVSEAALWEYNERVQTDFGKRFAAMDLYNIFGTAHDLDELVALITALPGQQLVDAIGKTGTADMGLGLKLRTLLKTVGHWDVLYELYRVQNAAGSLKDVYDGYPDDPSRFSAWQRERDAVLDRVYDVTGADPKY, from the coding sequence ATGACTTCGAGCACCGAGTCGTACGAGATGGTCGTCGTCGGCGGCGGAACGGCCGGCTGTTTCGCCGCGGCGACAGCGGCCCGAGACGGACTCGAGGTCGCCCTCCTCGAGCGAAAGACAGCCGACGAGGCCGGTAAGATCGCCTGTGGCGACGGTATCAAGGGGAAGAGTTCGTTTCCCGACGTCGTCGATCGCGATCGCCTCAAATCGGAATCGTTCACCAACCGCGAGATCAGTCGGGGTATCTTCGAGAACCCACGGACCGGCGAGTCGATCGAGATCCCGTTCGGTCAGACCGGCGCCGTGGTCGATCGACACGCCTACGGACAGGTCCTGCTCGATGAAACCGAGCGAGCGGGTGCCGAGATCCACTACGACACGGTCGTCAACGACGTCGTTCAGCCGAACGGTCGAGTGAGCGGTGTCACCGCGGTTCGCGACGGCGAACCCCTCGAGTACGAGGCCGACGTCGTCGTCGACGGCGCGGGCTCGCTGTCGGTGTTACAGGACAAAGCCGATCTCTCGTCGTCGACCTTCGATACGAACGTGAACTACTCGCAGTTCTGTTCGGCCTACCGCGAGGTGCTCGAGGTTCCAGAGCCCGTCGAGTGGGACGACGCGCTGGTGTTCAAGCCGACCGAGGAACTGGGCTACCTCTGGTACTTCCCGCGGTCGTCGACGGAGATCAACGCGGGACTCGGGTTCCAGATGAGCCAGAAGCCGATGGCGCTGGTCGACGTTCTGAAAGACGACATCGCCAGCCGACCGGAGTTTTCGGACGCGTCGGTCAAGAACAAACTCGGGGCGGCGCTGCCGACCCGTCGGCCGTACGACTCGGCCGTCCATCCCGGCTACCTTGCGGTGGGCGACGCCGCCGGCCACGTCAATCCGTGTACCGGCGGCGGGATTCCGGGCGCTGCGAAAGCCGGCCACTGGGCGGCACGAGTCGCGGCCGACGCGATCGCGGACGGCGACGTGAGCGAGGCAGCGCTCTGGGAGTACAACGAGCGCGTCCAGACCGATTTCGGCAAGCGCTTCGCCGCGATGGATCTCTACAACATCTTCGGTACCGCTCACGACCTGGACGAACTCGTGGCACTCATCACCGCACTTCCCGGCCAGCAACTCGTCGACGCGATCGGCAAGACGGGAACCGCGGACATGGGCCTGGGTCTCAAGCTACGGACGCTCCTCAAGACGGTCGGTCACTGGGACGTTCTCTACGAACTGTATCGGGTTCAGAACGCAGCCGGCTCGCTCAAGGACGTTTACGACGGCTACCCCGACGACCCATCGCGGTTCAGCGCGTGGCAGCGCGAACGCGACGCCGTGCTGGATCGGGTCTACGACGTTACCGGTGCCGATCCGAAGTACTGA
- a CDS encoding aldo/keto reductase, whose translation MVPGVDDADAISPEHCPTTNGIPMLGLGTYRNTDPDQCTESVRTALEVGYRHVDTAQLYDNERAVGAGIDRADVDREDVTLATKVWYTDLSYDDVLETTRASLARLGVDSVDLLYVHWPADTYDADETMAAFSELADDGLIDAVGVSNFTPELLGEAIDACDVPIVANQVELHPLLQQPELREVCASHDVAVVAYAPIARGAVVDHPVLREIAADHDGTEVQVSLAWLRQNGIVAIPKATGTDHIRQNWASLGLELEPAELERIDAIDAGRRAVDPDLAAWN comes from the coding sequence ATGGTACCCGGAGTCGACGATGCCGACGCGATATCGCCGGAGCACTGTCCGACCACGAACGGAATACCGATGCTCGGACTCGGAACCTACCGGAACACCGATCCCGACCAGTGTACAGAAAGCGTCAGGACGGCACTCGAGGTGGGTTATCGCCACGTCGACACCGCCCAGCTGTACGACAACGAGCGGGCGGTCGGTGCGGGGATCGATCGAGCGGACGTCGACCGCGAGGACGTCACTCTCGCGACGAAAGTCTGGTACACCGATCTGTCGTACGACGACGTCCTCGAGACGACTCGAGCGAGTCTCGCCCGACTGGGCGTCGATTCCGTCGACCTGTTGTACGTCCACTGGCCGGCGGACACCTACGATGCCGACGAGACGATGGCGGCGTTTTCCGAACTGGCCGACGACGGTCTCATCGACGCCGTCGGGGTGAGCAACTTCACGCCCGAGTTGCTCGGGGAAGCGATCGATGCCTGTGACGTCCCGATCGTGGCGAATCAGGTCGAGTTACATCCGTTGCTCCAGCAGCCCGAGTTGCGGGAGGTCTGTGCGAGCCACGACGTCGCGGTCGTGGCCTACGCGCCGATCGCTCGCGGCGCGGTGGTCGATCATCCGGTCCTTCGGGAAATCGCGGCCGACCACGATGGGACCGAAGTTCAGGTCAGCCTCGCCTGGCTTCGCCAGAACGGGATCGTCGCGATTCCGAAGGCGACCGGTACGGATCACATCCGCCAGAACTGGGCGTCGCTAGGGCTCGAACTCGAGCCGGCCGAACTCGAGCGGATCGACGCGATCGACGCCGGAAGGCGAGCGGTCGATCCCGACCTCGCAGCCTGGAACTGA
- a CDS encoding DUF7333 family protein, with protein sequence MKFDLAKTTVAFALIVALGAAALLVTPMMAVDTVLMMVVPSMIVFGAIALVIGVKHGEYRAAR encoded by the coding sequence ATGAAGTTCGACCTCGCGAAAACGACTGTAGCGTTCGCACTGATCGTGGCTCTCGGGGCCGCCGCGTTGCTCGTAACCCCGATGATGGCGGTCGATACCGTGTTGATGATGGTCGTCCCGTCGATGATCGTCTTCGGTGCGATCGCACTCGTCATCGGGGTCAAACACGGCGAGTACCGCGCGGCGCGGTGA
- a CDS encoding phosphoadenosine phosphosulfate reductase family protein: MPPNFPEYVDVDYDDGDGEDPADYPHVNDRIEKAIEVTRQGLEQYENPAVMWTGGKDSTLVLYFVKEVAEQYDLEVPPAIFIDHYQHFEAIHDFVDHWADEWDLEVIYARNDDIGTYVEENGLEPGDDVPVSELSEHNRHHVENILEYEEDAFPFLLDTYAGNHLLKTVALNDALEEYDVDGVISGVRWDEQEARADETFFSPRHDPDIYPPHDRVQPILQFDEAAVWEAFWNFVVPDTVAEFPDDGYVPQSDDDLPNDLTQDDIPVSPKYFAGFRSLGSEISTEKSDEDPAWLQDLEGTTERAGRAQDKEDLMERLRDLGYM, translated from the coding sequence GAATCGAGAAAGCGATCGAAGTCACCCGACAGGGCCTCGAGCAATACGAGAACCCGGCCGTCATGTGGACCGGCGGAAAGGACTCGACGCTCGTCCTCTACTTCGTCAAAGAAGTAGCCGAACAGTACGACCTCGAGGTGCCCCCGGCCATCTTCATCGATCACTACCAGCACTTCGAGGCGATCCACGACTTCGTCGACCACTGGGCCGACGAGTGGGACCTCGAAGTCATCTACGCGCGCAACGACGACATCGGCACCTACGTCGAAGAGAACGGCCTCGAGCCCGGCGACGACGTCCCGGTCTCGGAGCTCTCCGAACACAACCGCCACCACGTCGAGAACATCCTCGAGTACGAGGAAGACGCGTTCCCGTTCCTGCTCGACACCTACGCCGGCAACCACCTGCTGAAGACCGTCGCGCTCAACGACGCCTTAGAGGAGTACGACGTCGACGGCGTCATCTCCGGCGTCCGCTGGGACGAACAGGAGGCACGCGCCGACGAGACGTTCTTCTCGCCGCGACACGACCCGGACATCTACCCCCCACACGACCGCGTCCAGCCGATCCTCCAGTTCGACGAGGCCGCCGTCTGGGAGGCGTTCTGGAACTTCGTCGTCCCCGACACCGTCGCCGAGTTCCCCGACGACGGCTACGTCCCACAGAGCGACGACGACCTGCCGAACGACCTCACCCAGGACGACATCCCCGTCTCGCCCAAGTACTTCGCCGGCTTCCGCTCGCTGGGAAGCGAGATCAGCACCGAAAAGAGCGACGAGGACCCCGCCTGGCTCCAGGACTTAGAGGGGACCACCGAGCGTGCGGGCCGCGCCCAGGACAAAGAGGACCTGATGGAGCGCCTGCGCGACCTCGGCTACATGTAA